One Aquamicrobium sp. genomic region harbors:
- a CDS encoding ABC transporter permease, translating into MSRTFRLFRRRVLTAVPVLALVVAGAFLLTEAAPGDAVDAYLLSIGGGDPALVAALREDWGLDGSVMARLALYLTSLARLDLGWSLAFGRPVLDLVLERLPATLWLMGSAVALSFTLGSGLGILAGMRPGSALDRALSTGSLALYAVPGFWLGLVLIVVFSVQLRWFPTAGLETIASGKTGLARVRDIAWHLALPVAALAMIYLALFLRMMRAGMAEAWRQDYALAARARGLGRLRIALAHVARNALLPLVTMLGLQAASMLGGSVIIESVFAIPGFGRLAQEAVAARDAPLLAGIILVSAVMVVLVNLAVDLAYAALDPRVGTGEAAS; encoded by the coding sequence ATGAGCCGAACCTTCCGCCTTTTCAGGCGCCGCGTCCTCACCGCCGTCCCGGTGCTGGCGCTCGTCGTCGCCGGGGCGTTCCTGCTCACCGAGGCCGCGCCCGGCGATGCGGTCGACGCCTATCTCCTCTCCATCGGCGGCGGCGACCCCGCCCTCGTCGCCGCCTTGCGCGAAGACTGGGGGCTGGACGGCTCGGTCATGGCGCGGCTCGCGCTCTACCTCACCTCGCTGGCGCGGCTCGATCTCGGCTGGTCGCTCGCCTTCGGCCGGCCGGTGCTCGACCTCGTGCTCGAGCGCCTGCCGGCGACGCTGTGGCTGATGGGATCGGCGGTGGCGCTATCCTTCACCCTCGGCTCCGGCCTCGGCATCCTCGCCGGCATGCGGCCGGGAAGCGCGCTCGACCGGGCGCTCTCGACCGGCTCGCTGGCGCTCTACGCCGTGCCCGGCTTCTGGCTCGGGCTGGTGTTGATTGTCGTCTTTTCCGTGCAGCTCCGCTGGTTCCCGACCGCGGGACTGGAGACCATCGCTTCCGGCAAGACGGGCCTCGCCCGCGTCCGCGACATCGCTTGGCACCTCGCCCTGCCGGTCGCCGCGCTCGCCATGATCTATCTCGCGCTCTTCCTGCGCATGATGCGCGCCGGCATGGCCGAGGCGTGGCGGCAGGACTATGCGCTGGCGGCGCGGGCGCGCGGGCTCGGGCGGCTGCGCATCGCGCTCGCCCACGTCGCGCGCAACGCGCTTCTGCCGCTTGTCACCATGCTCGGGCTTCAGGCGGCGTCGATGCTCGGCGGCAGCGTCATCATCGAGAGCGTGTTCGCCATTCCCGGCTTCGGCCGGCTGGCGCAGGAGGCGGTGGCCGCGCGCGACGCGCCGCTGCTCGCCGGCATCATCCTCGTCAGCGCCGTCATGGTCGTTCTCGTCAATCTCGCGGTCGACCTCGCCTATGCGGCGCTCGACCCGCGCGTCGGCACGGGCGAGGCGGCGTCGTGA
- a CDS encoding ATP-binding cassette domain-containing protein: MSAPLVTLRGLAVFYAGSSLPALAGIDLDIGRGETLAVIGESGSGKSTLALALAGLLPDDAAVAGRIDGPGFTRPPRPGRDIGFVFQDAGASLNPVRRVGAQVAEVARVHLGLSRPAARGHALDLFQRVRLSDPYAAARAFPHQLSGGQRQRVAIAAAIAAGPALLIADEPTSALDTIVQAEVVALLNELVAEAGMTLVFITHDIALASGFADRVGVLDQGRLVEAGPIAAVLAAPRDAYTRMLLGCHIGLDTPPLVGGEAVR; this comes from the coding sequence ATGAGCGCGCCGCTCGTGACCTTGCGCGGGCTTGCCGTTTTCTATGCCGGGTCATCGCTGCCGGCGCTCGCCGGGATCGACCTCGACATCGGCCGGGGCGAGACGCTGGCGGTGATCGGCGAGAGCGGGTCGGGCAAGTCGACGCTGGCGCTGGCGCTGGCCGGCCTGCTGCCGGACGACGCCGCCGTTGCCGGCCGGATCGACGGGCCGGGCTTCACGCGCCCGCCGCGCCCGGGGCGCGACATCGGCTTCGTGTTCCAGGACGCGGGCGCGAGCTTGAACCCGGTGCGCCGCGTCGGCGCGCAGGTGGCCGAGGTGGCGCGGGTCCATCTCGGCCTCTCGCGACCGGCGGCGCGCGGCCATGCGCTCGACCTCTTCCAGCGGGTGCGCCTGTCCGACCCGTATGCCGCCGCCCGCGCCTTTCCGCACCAGCTTTCCGGCGGCCAGCGCCAGCGCGTCGCCATCGCGGCGGCCATCGCCGCCGGGCCGGCGCTGCTGATCGCCGACGAGCCGACCAGCGCGCTCGACACCATCGTGCAGGCGGAAGTTGTCGCTCTGTTGAACGAACTGGTGGCGGAGGCGGGGATGACGCTCGTCTTCATCACCCACGACATCGCGCTGGCCTCCGGTTTCGCCGACCGGGTCGGCGTTCTCGATCAGGGGCGGCTGGTGGAGGCGGGGCCGATCGCAGCGGTGCTGGCCGCGCCGCGCGATGCCTATACACGCATGCTGCTCGGCTGCCATATCGGCCTCGACACGCCGCCGCTGGTCGGTGGGGAGGCGGTACGTTGA
- a CDS encoding ABC transporter permease — MSVLARLLRSREGVAGLALLALPVLAALLAPYLFPGDPLAIRGPALVAPLADPAFPLGTDRLGRDVLAGLLHGARASLVVGLATALVAAVAGALVGTVAGFAGGLVDEALMRLTEAFQTVPGFLLALAFVSVAGASLPVVVFAIALGAWTGPARLARAEVLSIRERDYVAAARVVGMRPAEIALREVLPNALPPVLALASVIVANAILVEAALSFLGLGDPNIVTWGSMIAEGRNVLRSAPFLSIVPGLGLVVTVLGVYLLSEGLAEALAVRKVRA; from the coding sequence GTGAGCGTCCTTGCCCGCCTTCTCCGCTCCCGCGAGGGCGTCGCCGGCCTCGCCTTGCTGGCGCTGCCGGTGCTGGCGGCGCTTCTTGCGCCGTACCTCTTTCCCGGCGATCCGCTGGCGATAAGGGGGCCGGCGCTGGTGGCGCCGCTTGCCGATCCCGCCTTCCCGCTCGGCACCGACCGGCTGGGGCGCGACGTGCTGGCGGGCCTCCTTCACGGCGCGCGCGCCTCGCTCGTCGTCGGGCTGGCGACGGCGCTGGTCGCGGCCGTGGCCGGCGCGCTCGTCGGCACCGTCGCCGGCTTTGCCGGCGGCCTCGTCGACGAGGCGCTGATGCGGCTGACGGAAGCGTTCCAGACCGTGCCGGGCTTCCTGCTCGCGCTCGCCTTCGTTTCCGTCGCCGGCGCGTCGCTGCCGGTCGTCGTCTTCGCGATCGCGCTCGGCGCGTGGACCGGGCCGGCGCGGCTGGCGCGGGCCGAAGTGCTGTCGATCCGCGAGCGCGATTACGTCGCGGCCGCCCGCGTCGTCGGCATGCGGCCGGCGGAAATCGCGCTGCGCGAGGTGCTGCCCAACGCGCTGCCGCCGGTGCTGGCGCTCGCCTCGGTCATCGTCGCCAACGCCATCCTCGTCGAGGCGGCGCTGTCGTTCCTCGGCCTCGGCGACCCCAACATCGTCACCTGGGGGTCGATGATCGCCGAGGGGCGCAACGTGCTGCGCTCCGCGCCCTTCCTGTCCATCGTGCCGGGGCTCGGCCTCGTCGTCACCGTGCTCGGCGTCTACCTTCTCTCCGAAGGGCTGGCCGAGGCGCTGGCCGTGCGAAAGGTGCGGGCATGA